DNA sequence from the Arthrobacter crystallopoietes genome:
CTCCCGGACCTCCGCGGCCTTATTGAAGTCACCACCGCAACGTTCTTCGATGACGCGTTCGACCATGCTTTCCACGAACGTCACGCCGCAGGCCTTGACGACCTGCAGGTCGATGGGTGCCAGGAGGTGGGCGCTGCCGGCGTCCGCGTTCCATGAGGCGTCGACGAGCTCGGCCAGCGTCCAGCGGGGGCGGTCCAAGGCGGCAGCCGCATGCTGGGCGGGGTCATCCTGTTCCAAGAGGTCGGCGACAGTGCGGGCCACGGCGGTAATGTCGTAGACGTCTTCGCCCTTGGCCACTACTACCCGCGGGCCGCCGGACTCGGGGTCCCAGACCCGGCCGATCAGCAGCGCTTCGTCGGCGTCGGAGGGCAGGATCTCCCGTGCGGGAAACGCGGTCATGCTAGTTCCCTCCCTTGGCCGGTCGTTCCCACTGTCCGTCAACGCGGCGCGCGATGCCCCAGGGGTTGTCCTCCTGCAACGGCGGCGGAAGCTGCGTCGCGGGGAAGGAATCGTACGCGACCGGGCGCATGAAGCGACGGATGGCCGCGGTCCCCACGGACGTCGTGCCGGGCGCGGTGGTTGCCGGGTAGGGGCCGCCATGCTGCTGGGCATAGCTCACCGTCACGCCGGTGGGCCAGGAGTTCCACAGCACGCGGCCGCTCTTCTCCCGCAGCACGGTCAGCAGGTCGCCGAGCTCCTCTTCCGGCTCAGCCTGGACCGTGGCCGTAAGCTGTCCCTGAAGGAGCGCAGCCAGCTCGGCCAGATCGCTGCCCGGCTTGTACCCGATCAGCAAGGTGGCCGGTCCGAACATCTCCTGCTCCAGGAGTTCGGGCCGCTCGCGTACGGCATCCGCAGACGTGGACAACACGGTAGGCGACGGAGCGTCGTCGTCGTTCCCCTGGATGAGGACCTGTACCCCCTCGGTGTCCCGGACACCGGCCAAAGCCGAATCGTAGCCTTCACGCAGGCGCGGACTCAGCAGCGGGGCAACGGGCTTGCCTTCGAGCTCGCGCTCCAGCAGCCGGGTGACGTCCTCGGTGTCTTCCACGGGTGCGAACAGCAGTCCGGGCTTGGTGCAGAACTGGCCCATGCCCATGGTGAACGATCCCGCGTAGCCGGACAGGATCTCATCCTTGCGCCGGCTCCAGGCCTCCTCCGTGACGAAGACCGGGTTGATGCTGCCCAGCTCGCCGTAGAAGGGGATCGGCACCGGGCGGCGCGATGCCCTGTCGAAGAGCGCCCGCCCGCCCGCCGTCGAACCGGTGAAGCCGATGGCCATAACGAGCGGGTGGTCCACCAAGGCCTCCGCAGCGGCTCGGCCCGTGACGGTAGCAAAGAGCCCGGCGGGAGCGCCGGCCGCGGCGAGCGCCTCGACGACGATTTCTCCGGTTCGGAGGCCCAGTTCCAGGTGGCCGTCATGGATTTTGTGTACGACGGCGCAACCCGCAGCCAGGGCCGAGGCACTGTCCCCGCCCATGACGCTGAAGGCGAACGGGAAGTTGGAGGCGCCGAAGACGCCGACGACGCCGAGGGGAACGTTGACCTTCCGGATGTCCGGCCTCGGGCCCATGCCCCACTCCGGGTCGGCGTGGTCGATGGTGGCATCCAGGTTCTCGCCGCGGAGGATCTCGTCGCGGAAGAGGCGCAGTTGGAAGACCGAACGCTTGAGCTCGAAGCGGAGCCTAGCCTCGGCCAGATGCGTTTCCCGGCCGGCAATCCCGACCAAATCGTCCGCATGCTGTTCAAGACCGGCGGCGATCGCTTCCAGCCAGCTGCCCCGGGTTTCCGGTGTTACGTTGCGGACCTGCTCGTAAGCCGAATGGGCCGTCTGGATTAGGGATGCGGCTTGCTCGGCCGAGGTAGCGGTCATCGGTTGCCACCGCCCGTCACAGCGGCGCGGTTGCCGACCTGCTGCCAGCCGGCTCCAGCTGGGAAACTCCAGCGGTCCCGCGATTCCTGCAGCATTTCGGCTCCGTTACCCGGCTTCTGTGGCGCCAGATAACGGCCGTTTTCTACTCGAACAGGCTCAATGAAGTGCTCGTGCAGATGGTCGACGAACTCAATCATGCGGTTATCCATGCTGCCGCTGACGGCAGCGTAGTCGAAGAAGGAGAAGTGCTGCACCAATTCGCACAACCCTACGCCGCCTGCGTGCGGGCAGACGGGGGTCTCGAAACGTGCGGCCAGCAACAGATTCGCGATGTTCTCGTTGACGCCTGCGACCCTGGTGGAATCAATCTGCATGACGTCGATGGCACCGGCCTGGAGCAGCTGTTTGAAGATGATGCGGCTGGCTACGGCCTCGCCGGTGGCCACCTTGATGGGAGAAACCCCCTTGCGGATCGCTGCGTGGCCGAGAATCTCGTCCGTGCTGGTGGGCTCCTCGATCCACCAGGGGTTGAACTCAGCAAGCTCGTTGACCCAATCGATAGCTTCCTGGACTTCCCAGCGCTGGTTGGCATCGATGGAGATTTTGATGTTCTCGCCTACGGCCTCGCGGGCCAGCTTCATCCGGCGCCGGTCCTCGTTCAGGTCACCGCCCACTTTGAGCTTGATCATGCCAAAGCCATCTGCAACGGCTTCCTTGCTGAGCCGGACCAGCTTCTCGTCACTGTAGCCAAGCCAACCCGGCGTGGTGGTGTAGGCGGGGTAGCCGGAGCGCTGGAGCTCGGTGATGCGTTCTGCCTTGCCGGGTTCGCCGCGCCGCAGGATCTCCAGGGCGTCGTCAGGGGTAAGTGCGTTGCGGATGTGGGTGAAGTCCACCGCGTTGACGATCTCCTCCGCGGGCATCTCACTAAGAAGCAGCCACAGCGGCTTCTGTTCGCGCTTGGCCCGGATGTCCCAGAGCGCATTGACCAAGGCGCCTGCGGCCATATGGGATACGCCCTTTTCGGGGCCGAGCCAGCGGAGTTGGGAGTCGTGGATGAGCCGACGGGAGGCATCGCCCAGATCGTTGACCAGGTCGTCGGTATCCAGGCCGACAAGTAACTGGCCGTAGGACTCGATGGCTGCAGTGACGATCTCATTGCCGCGGCCGCAGGTAAATACGAACCCGTGGCCGGCTTCGTCATCGGTATTGATGCTGACGTAGGCGGCCGAGTAGTCAGGGTCCACATTGACAGCGTCGGAACCGTCCAGATCCAGCGAGGTTGGGAAGCGGATGTCTTCGGTGCGGACAGAGGTGATTTTTGACATTGATGGAGCCTTTCAGGCGTTTAGATAAAGCCGAGCAGTGACGGAAGCCAAAGGCTCAGCGCCGGAACAAAGGTGATGACAAAGAGGGTGATCAACATGGGCACGAAGAACGGCAACACACCCTTAATGACCTTGGGCACCGGGATATTGGTGACGCTGGACAAGACGAACAGCACCAGTCCGACGGGTGGCGTCAACAGGCCGATCAGCAGGTTGAAGATGACGACGACGCCGAAGTGGATGGGACTGAGGCCGAAGGTCTCCGCGACCGGCCCCAGCACTGGAACCAGGATCAGGATGGCGGCCGTCGGCTCCAGGACACAGCCGATTACCAGCAGCAGGAGGTTGACGAGGATGAGGAAGACGATCGGATGGTTGGTGAAGTTCAGGATGAAGTCCGCAGCGAGCTGGGGTGCCTGTTCACGGGCCAGCACCCACCCGAACAGCGCTGCCGCAGCGACAATAAGCAGGACCGAGCCCGATGTTTCGACGGAGCCGAGGAGGATCCGGTAGGTTTTCCGCCACGTCAAGGATCCGTAGATGAGGGCGAGGACGAAGATGTAAAGCACTCCGATACCCGAGGCCTCGGTGGGCGTGAAGATTCCGCTCAGGATGCCGCCGAGGATGACTACGCCGGCGCCAAAGGCTGGAAGGGCCGCCAGCAGGGACCGTCCGCGTTCGCTCCACGAGGCTTTGGACAGAGTGAGATGATGCTCCGTCCGGGTTAGCCACCAAACCATGAATGTCAGGCAGAGGATCAGTACCAGAGCAGGAATGATGCCTGCCATGAATAATGCGCCGACAGACACACCGGCCGTGACTGCATAGATGATGGCGGGAATGCTCGGTGGAATCATCGGCGCGATCAAGGAGGATGCGCCCGTGATGCCGAGGCTGAATTCCTCCTTGTATCCGCGCTGCTTCATGGCGGGAACCTGGATCTTGCCCATGGCAGCGGCGTCGGCAATAGCGGCGCCGCTCATCCAGGAGAAGCCGAAACTGGTGGCGATGTTGACGTATCCGAGGCTGCCGCGGATATGGCCGAGGTAGGCCACGGCGGTGGTGTAGAGCCGGTCCGAGACACCGGAAACGTTTGCGACGTTTCCGAGGAGGATGAACAGGGGCACGGCAAGGATGGCGAAGCTGTTGACACCGGACGTGGTCTGCTGCACAGCAATGCCCAAGGACGCGGTGGGGTCCATTGTGACGTAGATCAGCGACGGCACCAGCAGGGCTATCGCTACGGGAACTCGGAGGGCCAGGAGAACCAGAAGGCCCACGAGCATGAGGGTCAATGTCATATGCGTTTCCTCAGAAGGATTCTTTTTCGAGATTGTCCATGGCTTCCGGCACTTCCTCCGGGTGGCGCAGGTTGACCAGGGTGTTCAGCAGGCCGTGCACGAAGATGAGTGCAAATCCCAGCACAGCTGCCGTGTAGACCACGCTCATGGGAATGTCCGTTGCCGGGGCGTTCAGCTTTGCGGCGGAGATGGCGAACTGGGTTCCGGCGATGGTCATGGCCGCCGATACAACCAGGACCACCAGCATGGCGAACGAGTCCATCAGCACTGCCGCCCGCTTGTTAAGCTTGGCCGCCAGAAGGTCCACGGTGACATGCAGCCGTCTCGCCATGACGAATCCGGCCGAGATGAACGTCAGCCACACGAGCGCGAACCGCGCCAGTTCCTCGGTCCAGGACAACGGGCTTGAGAAGACATACCGACTGACCACTTGGACAAGTACCAGGACGAGCGTGAGGCTCAGCAGGCCGGCCGCCGCCATTCGTTCGACGTTGACGAGGGCTCGCAGTGCGGGGCTCTTGGACTCGAGGAAGTCCGGTTCATCGGGGTGTTCGGGAATCATTTGGCGTCCTGGATCTGCTTGTAGAGTTCGCCCCAGGAAACCTCGCTCGGCAGCATCTGGCGGGAGCGTTCGGCAAAGACTTCGCGGTCGACGTCCTCATTGACCTTGATACCGTCGCCCTTCTTCCACTTTTCGAGAGTTTCCTTCTCTTCTGTCTCGACACACTCGCGGACCTTGTCGGAGGCGACATCCATAGCGGAATCGAGGGCTGCCCTTTGGTCCTCAGGCAGAGAGTCGTAGAGGGCAGAACCGGTCACGATGTTGATGCCCTGAATCATGTGGCCGGTCAGGTTGATGTAGTCCTGGACCTCGTTGAGCTTTGCGGAGGCGATCGTGGGGATCGGGTTTTCCTGCGCGTCGATGACTCCCTGCTGCAGGGCGAGGTAAACCTCATCAAGGGCCATCGGGGTGGCTGTTCCGCCCATGATCTTGGTATTGGTTAGATAGAGCGGGGCATCAGGCGTGCGGATCTTGACGCCCTGCATATCTTCGGGCCCGTGGATTTCCTTGTTCGAGGTCACGTGCCGGGTGCCGTAGTACCAGCCCGAGAGAACCTTGATCCCCGTTTCTTCCTTCATGTCGTTGTAGACCTGTTCCATGACCGGCCCTTCAATGGTTTCCACGAAATGGTCCACGTCATCGAAGAGGTAGGCTCCGTCCAGGACGGCGGCGGGCTCATGCCAGACGCCGAGGAAGGACGGCCCGGCGATGGCCATGTCCAGGCCACCGGTGGCGACCTGTTCCAATGATTCGGCTTCACTGCCGAGCTGGGCTGCCGGGTAGCTTTCGACGGTGATACCGCTGCCTTCCAGCTCCTCCTTAAGCGTGGCGATGCCACATTTTTCAACAGGATGCCCAGCCTCATATACATGGGCAAGCCGCAGCGCCCTGTCGCTGTTTCCTCCCGCACCGCCGGTGCCGTCTGCCTGTACGGGACCGCCCACGCCGCAACCGGCGAGCATGGTTGTTGCAGCGGCTGCGACGGATAGGGTCAGGACCTTGGCCATGCGGCGGCCGCGGCGGGAAACGCTCTGCTTTGAATCCAACATCGTTGGTTCTCCTTGAACTGGTTGTGACCTTTGCATTCGGTCTTGTGCGGTAATAGGGGTATTCAGGCGGGCTGCTCGGCCGGAACGATTGCCAGGCGCTCAGCGAGCTGATTGAGGAGGAGGGTAGTGGAAGCGGCCAAGGTCACCGTCTCCTGGTTCTGGTGCCCCTTGGCATATTCGATGTCTCCTGGTGCATGAACCACGGCTTCATTGACGCCCGATTCCCGGATCCGGCTTTGGAGCCGGGACACGCGCTCTTCGGTGTGCTGCCGGCCGGTGAAGGCTTCTGTATCCAGAGCAATCAGCAGGTGCCCAGTGTTCATGCGGGAGCCGGGGTTGGACCAGATATCCTCGGTCTCGTGCGCGAACGTGCCCGTGCCAAGAGACGCAGCAATGGCCTCGAGCAGGGCTGAGATACCCGAACCCTTGTGGCCGCCGAAAGGTATGAGCGCCCCAGCCATGGCCTGCAAAGGATCCGTGGTGGGATTGCCCTGCGCGTCCACTGCCCAGCCCCGAGGGATGGAAGTTCCCTCGTTCTTAGCTGCAATGACCTTTCCGTAGGCGCCCGTGCTGGTCGCCATATCCGCGGTCAGGGGATGTCCGTCGGCGCTGGGGGCCGCGATGGTGAGCGGGTTGGTTCCAAACACTTTGGCGACGCCGCCATACGGCGCCACTGTTGGGCCGGTTGTGGAGGTCAGAATGGCGATGAACCCCTGGGCGGCCATTAGATCGGACCAGAAGATGCCGGCACCGTAGTGACTGCTGTTCTGGACCGCGACGGCGGCCACGCCCCGATCAGGAGCATGCTCCCGTGCGTAGTCTGTTGCCGCCCGCATTGACACTTGTCCCAGTGCGCCATCGGCGTCCAGCAGTGCAGCGGAGCCTGAGTCTTTCAGCCAGTGCATGTTCGGGCGCGGGTTGATGCCACCCTGCTCGATGGCGGAAATGTACAACGGCAGTCGCAGAAGGCCATGGGAGTTGATTCCCCGAACATCCGCTTCAACAAGCGACTCAGCCGTAAGATCGGCGTCGGCGGTAGGCACCCCGACGCTCTGGAGTGCCTTCGAAGAAAAGCGAACAAGGTCGTGTGTGGAGTAAGTCTGCAGTTCCAAAATGTGTTCCCCGTTACTGTTCATATAGGATTGATGAAAACCCTATATGATTAATCGCACATTGCAAATGGTTTCTTCTGATGGGTTTGAACCGACCGCTCGCACCCAATGGGCGGCCAGAGACTACCCTTCTAGGGGGACGAAAGGTGTGGAAGTGGCAGAGTCGCCGGAACAGAGCAAGACAAAGTTGTCGACGGGTGAGGTGTACGAAGAACTGCGCGCCCAAATCCTGGAGAACAGAATTCCACCCGGGACACGGGTCAACATCGAGGCGGTCTCTCGGCAACTGGGTGTCTCGCCGACTCCGGTGCGAGAAGCCTTGCATCGCTTGCAGGGCGATAACCTGGTTGTGGCTACGTCCGGCCGGGGATACAGCACGACAACACTGCTGGACCTGTCCGCGCTGCGTGACTTGTTCGAGTTTCGGCTGCTTGTGGAGCCATGGGCTGCTCGTTCAGCCGCCGTGGACCGCTTGGAAAATCCAGCCCGGCGTCTGGAGAAAGAACTGGACTCATTCCGCCAGCAAACGGAGTCAAATGACGACATCCGGCAGGATCTCGTCAGTCACGACACTCGTTTTCACGACCTCATCCTGTCGGCAACCGGCAACGATGTGGTTCTCAACGCTTACACCCAAACTCACTGCCATTTGCATATTTTCCGGCTCTATCCGGCAGATATCGGCGGTGCAATTACTTTGGAAGAGCACCGGCAGGTGTGGCGCGCCATTCGCGACTGCGATCCCGAGCGGGCGGAGGAAGCAATGCAAGAGCATCTCACCGGCGCCTATATGCGCTTCGCCCAAGCTTTCGAGGACAGCGACGCAGCCCCGGCGCTCAGGCCGGCAGGCTCTGCCCTGACACACGTCCCTGCTCAGCAGCAAGCGTGAAGATGAAAATCTCTACACCGGTTCGTGCCGGAACTTCAGCACGACTATCTACAGAAAACGATCACCTGCGGGAGGACGCTTCATGAGCTCAACAGCTGGCCCTATCAAGACCATCACATTCCCTGACCGGGAACTGCTCGAAGCTGTCCAGCCCCTGCCTGACGGGATTCGTGCAACGGTTTGGGACTTTCGAGACGATCCTGTTGACGTGGACCTCGCCGAGGTCGACGCCGTTGTGCTGCCGTACTTGAACGCGCAGACAGTGCTGGGCTCACTGAGTAGGGCTGGAAATCTAAAGTTTGTCCAGGCACAGACCACCGGAATCGACGGCGTCCGTGAGGCGGTGGGTGCGAACGTAACCGTGGCCAGCGCGGCTGGGGT
Encoded proteins:
- a CDS encoding aldehyde dehydrogenase (NADP(+)), which codes for MTATSAEQAASLIQTAHSAYEQVRNVTPETRGSWLEAIAAGLEQHADDLVGIAGRETHLAEARLRFELKRSVFQLRLFRDEILRGENLDATIDHADPEWGMGPRPDIRKVNVPLGVVGVFGASNFPFAFSVMGGDSASALAAGCAVVHKIHDGHLELGLRTGEIVVEALAAAGAPAGLFATVTGRAAAEALVDHPLVMAIGFTGSTAGGRALFDRASRRPVPIPFYGELGSINPVFVTEEAWSRRKDEILSGYAGSFTMGMGQFCTKPGLLFAPVEDTEDVTRLLERELEGKPVAPLLSPRLREGYDSALAGVRDTEGVQVLIQGNDDDAPSPTVLSTSADAVRERPELLEQEMFGPATLLIGYKPGSDLAELAALLQGQLTATVQAEPEEELGDLLTVLREKSGRVLWNSWPTGVTVSYAQQHGGPYPATTAPGTTSVGTAAIRRFMRPVAYDSFPATQLPPPLQEDNPWGIARRVDGQWERPAKGGN
- a CDS encoding enolase C-terminal domain-like protein; this encodes MSKITSVRTEDIRFPTSLDLDGSDAVNVDPDYSAAYVSINTDDEAGHGFVFTCGRGNEIVTAAIESYGQLLVGLDTDDLVNDLGDASRRLIHDSQLRWLGPEKGVSHMAAGALVNALWDIRAKREQKPLWLLLSEMPAEEIVNAVDFTHIRNALTPDDALEILRRGEPGKAERITELQRSGYPAYTTTPGWLGYSDEKLVRLSKEAVADGFGMIKLKVGGDLNEDRRRMKLAREAVGENIKISIDANQRWEVQEAIDWVNELAEFNPWWIEEPTSTDEILGHAAIRKGVSPIKVATGEAVASRIIFKQLLQAGAIDVMQIDSTRVAGVNENIANLLLAARFETPVCPHAGGVGLCELVQHFSFFDYAAVSGSMDNRMIEFVDHLHEHFIEPVRVENGRYLAPQKPGNGAEMLQESRDRWSFPAGAGWQQVGNRAAVTGGGNR
- a CDS encoding TRAP transporter large permease, encoding MTLTLMLVGLLVLLALRVPVAIALLVPSLIYVTMDPTASLGIAVQQTTSGVNSFAILAVPLFILLGNVANVSGVSDRLYTTAVAYLGHIRGSLGYVNIATSFGFSWMSGAAIADAAAMGKIQVPAMKQRGYKEEFSLGITGASSLIAPMIPPSIPAIIYAVTAGVSVGALFMAGIIPALVLILCLTFMVWWLTRTEHHLTLSKASWSERGRSLLAALPAFGAGVVILGGILSGIFTPTEASGIGVLYIFVLALIYGSLTWRKTYRILLGSVETSGSVLLIVAAAALFGWVLAREQAPQLAADFILNFTNHPIVFLILVNLLLLVIGCVLEPTAAILILVPVLGPVAETFGLSPIHFGVVVIFNLLIGLLTPPVGLVLFVLSSVTNIPVPKVIKGVLPFFVPMLITLFVITFVPALSLWLPSLLGFI
- a CDS encoding TRAP transporter small permease, which translates into the protein MIPEHPDEPDFLESKSPALRALVNVERMAAAGLLSLTLVLVLVQVVSRYVFSSPLSWTEELARFALVWLTFISAGFVMARRLHVTVDLLAAKLNKRAAVLMDSFAMLVVLVVSAAMTIAGTQFAISAAKLNAPATDIPMSVVYTAAVLGFALIFVHGLLNTLVNLRHPEEVPEAMDNLEKESF
- a CDS encoding sialic acid TRAP transporter substrate-binding protein SiaP; translation: MLDSKQSVSRRGRRMAKVLTLSVAAAATTMLAGCGVGGPVQADGTGGAGGNSDRALRLAHVYEAGHPVEKCGIATLKEELEGSGITVESYPAAQLGSEAESLEQVATGGLDMAIAGPSFLGVWHEPAAVLDGAYLFDDVDHFVETIEGPVMEQVYNDMKEETGIKVLSGWYYGTRHVTSNKEIHGPEDMQGVKIRTPDAPLYLTNTKIMGGTATPMALDEVYLALQQGVIDAQENPIPTIASAKLNEVQDYINLTGHMIQGINIVTGSALYDSLPEDQRAALDSAMDVASDKVRECVETEEKETLEKWKKGDGIKVNEDVDREVFAERSRQMLPSEVSWGELYKQIQDAK
- a CDS encoding Ldh family oxidoreductase translates to MPTADADLTAESLVEADVRGINSHGLLRLPLYISAIEQGGINPRPNMHWLKDSGSAALLDADGALGQVSMRAATDYAREHAPDRGVAAVAVQNSSHYGAGIFWSDLMAAQGFIAILTSTTGPTVAPYGGVAKVFGTNPLTIAAPSADGHPLTADMATSTGAYGKVIAAKNEGTSIPRGWAVDAQGNPTTDPLQAMAGALIPFGGHKGSGISALLEAIAASLGTGTFAHETEDIWSNPGSRMNTGHLLIALDTEAFTGRQHTEERVSRLQSRIRESGVNEAVVHAPGDIEYAKGHQNQETVTLAASTTLLLNQLAERLAIVPAEQPA
- a CDS encoding GntR family transcriptional regulator, whose translation is MAESPEQSKTKLSTGEVYEELRAQILENRIPPGTRVNIEAVSRQLGVSPTPVREALHRLQGDNLVVATSGRGYSTTTLLDLSALRDLFEFRLLVEPWAARSAAVDRLENPARRLEKELDSFRQQTESNDDIRQDLVSHDTRFHDLILSATGNDVVLNAYTQTHCHLHIFRLYPADIGGAITLEEHRQVWRAIRDCDPERAEEAMQEHLTGAYMRFAQAFEDSDAAPALRPAGSALTHVPAQQQA